A window of Agelaius phoeniceus isolate bAgePho1 chromosome 25, bAgePho1.hap1, whole genome shotgun sequence genomic DNA:
CGATCGCTGGCCCGGCCACAGCGATCCCGGCCTGAAGCGGAGTCTGAGAAGGAAGGTGCCGACCTTCGTTGGCGGGAAGACTAaaccccgccccctccccgccctTTGTTACGAATCAGCCAATAGTTCGCGCAGGGTGGTGACAGACATTTCTATTACCCAATGGCCCACAGGTGAGCGCACGCCACGCCAATGAGTACAGCGCAGGGAGCCGAGCGCCCCGCCCCTCACTTTATAAAATGTGAGCCCGGTAAGAGCCGCCGCTGTTGCGGTGCTGCCCAGACACGTTGCGCGTCTGTCCCGGCGCTCCTGAGCCATGGTGAGTGGGGCGAGGGCCCGGCGGGGCAGGGGTAGCCCGGCGCAGCTCCGCGAGCTGCAGCGGTGAAGCAAGGGACGGGATGGATGGCGGgacggccccgccgggccgtgGGGGGCAGTGGGTCTCGCTGCCCCGAGCCGTCTCTCGTCCCGCGCCCTGTCGCTCCCGCCGTCTCGTCCCAAAATGGTGGCGGGCTCGCCGAGAACATGGCGGCCCCCGGGACCCTCAGCCCCGGCCggctcaggggctgcagctccgtTCCGGGCACCGTCAGCCCCCGGGGCCGTGTGTCCGTGCGGGCCCGGGGCGCCCTGCCTGTAGAGCTCGGGACAGCCGCCGGGTTCCCGCGGTGTGCAAGGCCGGGGCAGCTCCGCGCGGTGTGCGCGACCCGCGGGGCcggaggcaggcagggagggaggagcccGGCCCACCGCCCTGGGAGGTGCCGAGGTGCCGCTCCCCCGCTCCTGCCCCGCGGCTGTCCGGGGGCTGGGCTGATGGGCAGAGTTCCTGAAGGACGTTGTGAGATGGGCTGGCGAGAATGAGCTGATAGGTTGAGTCATCTTGGTCTGAGAGGAGTGACGGGGCTGGGATGTCCCGCAGGACAGGGTTCAGGTGCTGGAGGCTGGGATGGGCGTTCGGCTCTTCTCCACGGGGGTGTTGCCTTCCTACATCTCTGAAAAGAGATTGTCAGAAGGTTACATGGATTTACAAATGTAGCAAGACTGCCACTGTAGGCATGTGAATGTGTGGGAAATACAATAATTTTCAGCTCAACAAGTAAGCTAGAGTGTTGGTGGATGTGTTGAGGTTCTTGCTCTTACCCTTGGGGGCTGTTTATTGCCACGGTTTTCAGATAAAGTCAAATCAAGAGTACGAATACAGCCCCTGGTCTCTGCAAAGGATGCAGGTCCCCTGGAGTCCCATCCCAGGGAAACCGTGTTCCTCCATATAATGTGCTGATAAGTTTGGtctgagctggcacagccatTCTCAGGAAGCTTGGCTTTCCATCAGCCTCACACAGGTGCAGCTGGACCTTGAGCActgtgctggggaaagcagAGGACCCAGAGCCTGAACCAGCAGTGCCATGGAGGATCTGggggggctgcagcccagcagtgaGTGCAGCAAGGGgctgtctgcagctgctggaagggcagtgacaggacagggcagtgccctTCAGCTGGAGCACATCCTGTAGGGAAAGGAAACTGAGACTGGGCTggagaaattctgcctgaaacTTTGTGTGTTGAAAATAATGTATGTAAGTGTGGAGAAAGCATTTAGTGTTAAGTAAATAAGAGTACTGCATTTACCAGCACTGTCTGTGTACGTTTAATCCTTATTCTGAAGCTCATCAGTGATGTGTGAAGGCATTGATCTATAATGAGTGTGGCAGTTCTCTTGCCTGTCATTCCAACTTGGAGCTGGTGCTTTTGGAATAAAATCTGGGCCTCATTCTTCAGTATCCTTGGTTCTGTGAAAAGGCCATGCAGCACAAAATGGGCAGAGAATCTGTTAGTGTCTGACAAAGGTTTGTTCTTAATTGAATAGCCACATACTACTTAAAAGTCCTTAGCAGAGTTGTAGGAAAGCAGGACACCAGGCCAGGCTTTGTCACTGACCTCATCTAGTCAAGTTTTGAAAGGCTTCAAGGATGGAAATCCCCTCCCACTTCTCTAGTGACCTGTTCCAGGGCCACACCGTTCCACTGGGGAGCCTTTTCTTAGCACCAGCCTGAGCCTTGCAGCAACCTCTGAGAATCCGACCTGGAGccacctgcagagcagagggagccTTCTCCCGTGCTCCCCACGTCTCCTTTTGTTCCCTGGCATGTGGCTTGCCCTACTGAGGACAAGAGCACCCTGTGGGACATTCAGGCTGGTTTCTGTGGGAGCCTCCAGGATCTTTGCAGCAGGGCTCCCTCTCAGTTACTGCTGTTTGTGCAGGGAGTCATTGCCCAATGTGTTGAACTTTGTATTTTGTCCAGGTAAACATGCCATGTTTAATGTGGCACCTGTAGCACCTGTGGCTCTGTGGCTGTGTTGCCAAGCTGTGCATtcagagttggaagggacccacaagggcCATTGAGTCCAGCTcgtggccctgcacaggacacccccagGAATCCCACTCTTTGTGTTGAGTTCTGTCAGCCCTGGGGTTGTCACCACTGTCCTGGGGGCCTGTTCCATTGTCTgggcaccctctgggggaaggaTGTTTTGCTCATATCCAggcaaacctcccctggcacagcttcccttggtcctgtcactggtcaccaaaGGGTCTCCTCTCCTGAGGAAGCTCTAGACCATGCTCAAATCTCCCCTGTTCTCCTGGCTAACCAAGCCAATGGCCTCAGCTGCTCCACATACCCTTCTTCTTTACCCCCTCCATCTCTGTGCTGTGGTGTAGTCCTTACCCTTTCAATGACCTTTCCCAGCTGCTTGGGGGTTTCTCTAGCAAGGCTTAGGTCACTGGTAGCACTTCAGTCAGGCGAGGATCCAGGCTGACGTGGTGGTCTGTgttctcctgtccctgcaggaaagTTTCAGGCTGTCCTGCTCTCCTAAAGGCATGTTCCCTGAGTCATTGTCTGGTCTctgtggcactgcagccagCTTTCCTGTCACCTCTTCCATGCTGTGCAGGTTGGCTGTGTGTtctctgccatggcagcactggCCAAGCTCAGTGCCTCAGCCTGGAGGGTGGTGGTGTAATGGCTTTGGAGAGGAGAagggtggcagcagctctgagtgATGCTGCTTGCAGAGAGGATGTGGGCTGGACATCTGAATGTACAGCTTGGATGAATGGGAGCTTACAAACAGTTCAGTGCTGTGcttgaaaacagaattttttttttttttttgacaaatacAAATCTTAATTTCATGGGATTCCCAATGAGTTTGAAAGGACTGTGCTCCTGCTTTTCTGTATTGACTGTGGATGTGGAATAGGCAGTTCCaggtcatagaatcacagactggtttgtgttggaagagaccttaaagaccatccagtTTCATctcttccaccagaccaggttgcttcaagccccatccagcttggtcttggacacttccagggaaggagcagccacagcttctgtgggcaacctgtgccaccctcacagggaagaatttcatCCTAATGTCTAATCTAACCCTATCATCCTGCATTTAAGGCCATTTCCatttgtccaaagtccctctccagctctgctggagtccctttaggcactggaaggggcttaAAATCTCCCTGTAACCTTCCCCAGGatgagcatccccagctctcccagaggggctccagcctcagagcagctctgtggcctcctctgggctggctccagcagctccagctccttcctgtgctggaagcccagggctggggcagctctgcaggtggggtctcacctgagcagggcacaggggcagaatccccccctgccctgctgcccccctgGGGgatcagcccagcacaggggggtTCTGGGCTGCCAGAGCACGGGGCTGGGGCACGCTGAGCATTCATCCACCAACACCCCCatgtccttctccccagggctgctctctgtCCGTTCTCTGCCTGGCCTGTACTTGTGCCTGAAAGTACTCCTGCTTAtcctggaattccagggaaCCAAATTGTCTCATCCAGTCACAGGGTCTGAACAGATTTGGGTAACAGTCACTTTAAACTGGAGTCTATTTAGGCTCTTGTAGACTGTGCTTTACTGACATTCAAAACTAGATGTTGAATATAAAATGCCACAGATGGACCAGGAGTTTGGAGATGTTTCTATTATGGTTTGGCTTTTACCACTTGAAGTCCTGTGCTGCACTATTAAAGAAACTGGGTTGATACTCTGGACATCAGAGGGAACTTGGGAATCCATAAATGGGTAGGAACAGATAATTTTGCTGCCATGAACTATTTTCTACATGGCTTTCATGAGGTAGTTTTATCTGGTGTTTAGGAGTTGAGTACCTTGTGTACAGCAGCGTGGTTTGAGCCTGATGGGTCTGTATTTATGGAGGGTTATGAAGGGGTTTGTTAGGTAAAGCCTCTCCTACTGAGTGACAAAGGTTCCTCAAGGGGTctggagaatattttttttttaatttgtgtacATTAAATGAAGTGCGTCCGGGTCCTGGGAGGATTTTGctgcctctggggctggggtctgGGTGTTGCTGTTCTGGACACTTAGGCCAGTGAGAGGTGTGATCATCAGCTTTTCTAAATATTCCGTTTGGTATGAAGAGAGAAATTGGCTGAAGAACTTGAAAGAGTTGATCAGACTCTTCCTGTCTGATTGAAGCATAACAAAGAGGAATGAGCTTGTAAAAATGATAATGTTCAAAAGGGTTTTTCTGGGTGGAGCTGATGATGTCTCAAAGGGGCTTTTGTGTCCTGTCGCGTTTTGTGCCAAATGCCCCCAACACCCAGACAATAAGGCCAATGTTTTAATGGCTTTGCGGGCTGGCAGTCCCCCCGGGCGTGCTGATCCTCTGCTGAACAAGGGCAGTTGTGTTTGTACTGAGCGATGCGTTCTGTCCCTGTCCCGCAGCGCGAGTGCATCTCCATCCACGTGGGGCAGGCGGGCGTGCAGATCGGCAATGCCTGCTGGGAGCTCTACTGCCTGGAGCACGGCATCCAGCCCGACGGCAACATGCCCAGCGACAAGAGCATCGGCGGCGGGGACGACTCCTTCAACACCTTCTTCAGCGAGACAGGGGCGGGGAAACACGTCCCACGTGCTGTCTTTGTGGACCTCGAACCTGCAGTCATAGGTAACACCCACAGTGCAAGGTGTTATTAATAacaagcttgactaggccaatgttcaagcagcaatcaatttattaattaatatggtaaagtatgagccatacagcgctgggtacagtgggggaggttttccctccaactgcacactgATAGTTGAGACTTACAGGTATtcataggggtactcatcagctttctcagcagtttctattccaatttttactcatcagcagtttctattcccaatttttacatcacaattctatacactattgtgatttagtttttctcaggatgtatcccaaaaggagcatccccagatggtggtggtctggtttccaaaagaaggaagaagaatccCATGTGGTGAGgtccagctctccagatgtggatccaccttttaattgcaaggactgtaaatctcataacagtgatgtccagcttcccttggtcaaAACTATTAATCCTTGAGTTGATGTTCACCTTCCTTTCTCGAGCTGCTTTTCACTGTTTTGTTAAGGTGTGAGATAAGCatgtttcctttatatatattccagagctatagtttcaaggatacaagcaatattctaaaattatacttcaaaaggttattattgcagaactCTTTAGTTAGCTACAAGCAGAAAGTTCCtgtcaaaaagcaacatccttaatgctttaattcaaatgctcctaaatcaacttAAGACTTATAAAGGTTAATTGtgaacaaaagataggttcaaaggccttcttccatgctttactttcctcagttattattagaatttgCAACTGTTTCATGGTTGGTTTCCACACATATCacaatcacaaatacacacattgcCTGGatgtacctgacacgaaacacagctttgtatttcacaaagGCACTGGAGAATATTGCCACATGTTATTGCCACATAAATACTTTAGACTATTGGTTTTGGCTAAGGGATCCATTCCTCTAGTCCTGAAAAATGCTTTGGGCTTCAAATTTTTAGTGCATGAAGCTTTCCTACACCTTCCTAGTGATGGAAAATACTTGGCTTTATTTTCATTGAGACTGGCAAATGTGCTCTGTGGAGCTTTCAAGAATTTCAGCATTACCTTCTGCCAGGCTGTAGAGTTAAATGGGTCTCATGAACACACTTCATGCTTTTTCTATGCAAGAAGCAGTTACAGCCCCTTGGAACAGTATGGCATAATGTGTGCTGCAGTCAGTAGAACTTCTTTAAGAGACACAATATATATCATTAGGAAGATTCCTTATTGCACACAGGAATGATTGCTGTAGTTTCCCAAAGCAATTTGTGGAAGCTGAACAGTGCTTGCAGAAATGAGTCCCCATAGCTGGCCTAAATTCAGAGGTTTCTGAACATGCACTTCAGCTTCCTGGTGCCTTATCTTTGAGAAACAGTCTGCTCCTGAAAATGTGTTCTGTTCCAGGCTCTGGCAACACTGGCTCTTGGTGTTCAGGTGTGATCCCATGCATCAGCTACTGACCAGTCCTCCATCCTGGGGGAGTAGATGCACTGTCAGCTCAATGTGAGCTCCTGGTTTCACAATTCCTTCATCCCTTGTGCCAGGAATCCTGGTTTTCCTCTCACCAGTGTGTGGCAGAAGTAATTCTTCTGGAGCTGGTTTTTGGCTATCTTGCCTCAAGTAGTGATTTGGGGCTGTTATAGCAGAGGTCTGTGTTGCCTGTGTTTTATCTTTCTGCAATacagagctggggaaatgtgTGACTGTGGCCACTCCTCTGTACCCAAACCATGGCTGTTCTGTAACTTCTGTTCAGTGTAACACACCAGACCCCTTCTTGTGGCTAACACAGCAGATGAACCTCTCAGGGGAGCAGaaggctgtggggctgtttgAGGGTGGGAGTGCTGGGCTCTAACTTTGAAacgagcccaggcacccttGGCCATACACTGAtattcccaggagctgctgcaggtctgGCTTTGTGATTTTTTGAGCCCTGTGGCTGTTGCCTCCTCTGCACTGGCCAGGTGGTGGCTCTGAGCAACCAGGAACAGCTCAGAAATGAGATGAGACGTGGCAAAacagggcagaggagctggTGAGTCTTGGAACAAATGCCCAAAGGTAGTGAGTGTTCCAGTGCTTGTTGGTGATGCAGGTGTAGTGTGGGGAAATGGGCAAGATTGGTAATACTCAGTTAGGGCTTTTTGTTAAAGGCTACATCATGTGCCTTTCTCAGAAATAGCTGCTATTCCTCCCTGGCTAATGTGAAAATTACTGCTCCAGTTTCCTGGGCAGGGCTCATGAGTCTCCATTCATGCAGCAAGTCCCTGTGCACTGAATTTATGAGAAACCCATCTCTGTGCatgcagcagctgtgcagctgccacTTGTGTGCACAGGGATTTCTGTCCCTCCAGATCAGTGCTGGTCTTGCACAAAGCAGCAGGATGGTGGATATGCACCACCTCTGTGAATGTGGTGGTAAAATACCATCAAACTTCCACCACAAAATAGGGCAGTGACATCTGGGAATTCAACACAAGTGTCTTTAGCAGTCTGCCCCAGCTAGACCTGAAAACATGAAGGATAGAATGTCTGGGGCCAGCTGGTTTGGCTGTCCCCTCACCCAAGTCCTTTGTTCCAGGCACACTTTTGTAGTCCAGTGGCTGATCCTCTGAACTCTACAAATTTTGTTACTTCCCAAGGACCATCCTGGCTCATGCTACCCCTGTCTGCATAGGataaagacattttattttggttCTGTATTTTTCCCTTATTACCCATATTTGTCCCTTGTAATGTGGAGTGGTCTTGTAGGAAGTTTTAGACACATGGGTATTTGAGATGGAAATTTTTccaaattgtttttattttgatgcAGTCTTAGAAATACTTTAGACTGTTGGATTGCAGACTGGAGTGGGAGCTGCTCAGCCTAAACTGGTTTAAATGCTAACTTTATTTTTATGTCTTAAGTTTTACTTTTCTTTGTATTGCTTGTTCTATTTCAGATTAATGAATACATGCAAGCAGGCAGCTTCAGCTGTAGTTAATAATGCTCTCTGCTGTCCACCTGATTTAAATTAAACAATGCAATACTGCAATAGCACACAAGAGTGGTTGGAGCTAAACCAGAGACAAAGCTCTGCTGAGTGTCTTTGTACCTTTCTAGTAGGACAGAGCTTTAGCCTGCTGGATGTAAGTGCATATTTCTGGGAACTAGTGGCTCTAAATCAGTCTCCAAATGTGTAACTGCTGGGGGATGTGTGTGCTACAGCTTACAGCTCAGGGTTTAGATAATTGCTCTAAGAGCATCTCCATCTCTTTGGAACCCTTCTCTACCTTTGGCTGAAAGTACAGTGAAGAGAAAGGGACATGGAAGCCAAGTTGGCTCTGCTTGCCCACAGAAGCATTCTGGAGGGATTGGGAAGtgaaggggaaaatgggatttcagctgctgggctgaAAAATGGGCCTTAAGTTGttttaaactggaaaaaatgGTTCTGCTACAGTCCAGTTTTTAATTGCTCTGACAGGTCAAAATTCTAAAATTGGTGTAAAATAGAGCAGTTTCCTAAGCAATAACTTAATTTTTCTTAGTTATTCAGCATTTAGGCTGTAGGAAGGCACCTACTGATTGGTATTTGCTTTTTATCTCTAAAGGTTTAAGTACATTATTCTGGACACCCCTAGAAGTTTGAAAAAGCTGGTTTatataaaaaatttatttaaaatatttatatgttatatattaatatatatctTGCCTCTCCCCAGATGAAGTTAGGAATGGGACATACCGACAACTCTTCCATCCTGAGCAGCTGATATCTGGGAAAGAAGATGCTGCAAACAACTATGCTCGAGGTCACTACACAGTGGGGAAAGAGATCATTGATCTGGTTCTAGAGCGCATCAGGAAGCTGGTAAGACTCCCCTGAAGGCTCTGAAACATCTGTTTTACAGGATTTGGAAATGAGGGTATCAAATACATAAActgtgctttaatttttttgtggTATGAGAATCTGTGGACTTAGTCTGCGTCTGCTTTTATTCTTAGCCAGCTGAGAATGGCTGGATTTCTCCTGTCAGATATGGCTTTCAAGTGGCCTAAAATGCTGATGAGGCACTTAAAACTTCATATAAAGTTTCGTGTTTAGAAAGTCAGAACCAAAAATTATGATTTGCATAGTTCCTGCTGGAGAAGGATTGGTCTCTGGCTGTGGCTCTTTCAAGGAATTTTAAATAAGAGTGCTTGCTTCTGTGGTTTGGACTATCGTTTGCATTTCCTGCTATTATGATTTCTGGATTAATTTTATGGTAGTAACAGTAGAAAAGGAATAAATCTCAGTAAGTTGGGATGTTTCAGCTTCCCCAGTACTTCAGTCATGTGGTAAACTTATGAAGGGGGCAGTTTAGGAAGTTCATGTTCCCTATTTAGGGCTGCTAAGCATGTCCATTGCCCAATCTGTGTCACAAAGGTGGGAATTCTCATTGCACAAAATGCAGGTGTTTTGATATGGAATGCTAATTGAGTCTTAGTGTAAAGTTCACCTTTTGCAGATTACAACTGGAATTATTCTCAACGCTTGACTGCCACAGTCTCTAATTAAAGCAATGATAAGTTTGCAGCAGGCTTTACTTTGACCTGGAAAACAGTCATGATTTCTTTGTACAAGCTGTTGGCAGTCCCTGTTAGTCCTGGGAGCTGAGCATCGTGTGGCACCTCTTTGTGAGGACAGGGCTGTCTAGTTTTGTCTCCTGAGTGGGGTGGATGGGACTGGCACTGTAATAGGCTGTGACAGCTCACTTCCCCCAGCAGAGATACACACTTGGCACTCCTGCAGCATTGCAACAGTAGCTCTGGGATGGGGAATTGCTCCATTTTTGTGCAGATAGAGAATACCAAGTAACTGTAAGGGTTAGGTCTTTGACTATTCCTGCTTTTCTTGCTCATTGTTAATGGTCTCAGCTGAGAATTGGGGATAGAAGGAATTTTAAGCTAGCAATTTGAAGTGGTTGGCATCCAATACGTAGGGGGTTTAAACCAGCCAAGAATATTGCTTTTTCTGGGACACCTTTTTGACTCTTGGTGGataaattctgtatttctgaaGCTTGAACAGTTGGTATGTGTCAGAATTCAGAGCTGTCTTTCTTGAGCTTGATTGGGGATTCTTAATGCACACAATGTCTTGAACACctgtattttctctttcagtCAGATCAGTGCACTGGCTTGCAGGGCTTCCTGATTTTCCACAGCTTTGGGGGAGGAACTGGATCTggtttcacctctctgctgatggAGCGACTCTCAGTTGACTATGGGAAAAAATCCAAGCTGGAATTCGCCATCTACCCTGCACCTCAGGTCTCAACAGCTGTTGTGGAGCCCTACAACTCCATCCTGACCACCCACACCACGCTGGAGCACTCTGACTGTGCCTTCATGGTTGACAATGAGGCCATTTATGACATTTGCCGTAGGAACCTGGACATTGAACGCCCCACCTACACTAACCTCAATCGCCTCATCGGTCAGATCGTGTCTTCCATTACTGCTTCCCTTAGGTTCGATGGTGCCTTAAATGTGGATCTTACTGAGTTCCAGACTAACCTGGTGCCTTACCCTCGCATCCACTTCCCGCTGGTGACGTACTCCCCGATCATTTCTGCGGAGAAGGCCTACCACGAGCAGCTCTCCGTGGCTGAGATCACCAACGCCTGCTTCGAGCCCTCCAACCAGATGGTGAAGTGTGACCCTCGGCACGGCAAGTACATGGCGTGCTGCATGCTGTACCGCGGGGACGTGGTGCCCAAGGACGTCAACGCCGCCATCGCCGCCATCAAGACCAAGCGCACCATCCAGTTTGTGGACTGGTGTCCTACTGGATTTAAGGCAAGTCTCAGTTCCACCATGATTTCTTAGACTTCTCATTCACTGTCCTGGGTGGTGGGTGCTGTTTTGTTGCAATGTGGCAGGGTGGTAGAAATGCTGCCAgtaataattttcttcatagttaT
This region includes:
- the LOC129130317 gene encoding tubulin alpha-1C chain, which translates into the protein MRECISIHVGQAGVQIGNACWELYCLEHGIQPDGNMPSDKSIGGGDDSFNTFFSETGAGKHVPRAVFVDLEPAVIDEVRNGTYRQLFHPEQLISGKEDAANNYARGHYTVGKEIIDLVLERIRKLSDQCTGLQGFLIFHSFGGGTGSGFTSLLMERLSVDYGKKSKLEFAIYPAPQVSTAVVEPYNSILTTHTTLEHSDCAFMVDNEAIYDICRRNLDIERPTYTNLNRLIGQIVSSITASLRFDGALNVDLTEFQTNLVPYPRIHFPLVTYSPIISAEKAYHEQLSVAEITNACFEPSNQMVKCDPRHGKYMACCMLYRGDVVPKDVNAAIAAIKTKRTIQFVDWCPTGFKVGINYQPPTVVPGGDLAKVQRAVCMLSNTTAIAEAWARLDHKFDLMYAKRAFVHWYVGEGMEEGEFSEAREDLAALEKDYEEVGTDSMDGEDEGEEY